Proteins from a single region of Mytilus trossulus isolate FHL-02 chromosome 2, PNRI_Mtr1.1.1.hap1, whole genome shotgun sequence:
- the LOC134708317 gene encoding multivesicular body subunit 12B-like isoform X1 — MENVNIVVLLVISQSTNKRIKINMADSDWPITSVAVVTDLTKVPPAFIVIDRTYDKRQEADLWQDGLFGRRVFRYLCVERCAPSSGRDVLVDVAVVNEKDAVPAGFTCVDYTLDTREKAVKKKTLCIRMMASSLTSDAVSELILLSKGQRKPPMGYTLVGDLNNMALCYKMSRIIAPVQRQEVQGSSPPINMSNIAANLPYAMPGTARSTKTGPPERAFSNLGFATVTPMSGVPFKINPKITDLSDLADITIPEIYNKTLGDLERQYEYDFATERSVKPTRY; from the exons ATggaaaatgtaaacattgtagTCCTTTTGGTAATTTCACAATCTACAAA TAAaagaataaagataaatatgGCAGATAGTGATTGGCCAATAACATCAGTTGCTGTGGTAACAGACCTTACGAAAGTACCACCTGCTTTCATAGTG ATTGACAGAACATATGATAAAAGACAAGAGGCTGATTTATGGCAAGATGGTCTGTTTGGTAGGCGTGTCTTTAGATACTTGTGTGTAGAAAGATGTGCTCCATCCTCG GGTCGTGATGTACTGGTAGATGTTGCTGTAGTTAATGAAAAAGATGCAGTGCCAGCTGGTTTTACGTGTGTTGATTATACTTTAGATACAA GAGAAAAGGCTGTGAAGAAGAAGACATTATGTATCAGAATGATGGCTTCCTCACTGACATCTGATGCTGTGTCAGAATTGATTCTTTTATCAAAAGGTCAAAGGAAACCTCCAATGGGGTATACTCTTGTAGG TGATTTAAACAATATGGCATTATGTTATAAAATGTCAAGAATTATAGCCCCTGTACAGAGACAGGAAGTTCAAGGCTCTTCACCACCCATAAATAT gaGCAACATAGCAGCTAATTTACCTTATGCAATGCCAGGTACAGCAAGATCAACCAAAACTGGGCCACCAGAAAGAGCCTTCAGTAACTTAGGATTTGCAACTGTCACAC CAATGTCAGGAGTACCATTTAAGATCAACCCTAAAATAACAGATCTGTCTGACTTGGCTGAT ATAACAATACCTGagatttataataaaacacttGGAGATTTAGAAAGACAG TATGAGTATGACTTTGCTACAGAAAGATCAGTGAAGCCAACTCGATACTAA
- the LOC134708317 gene encoding multivesicular body subunit 12B-like isoform X2, whose product MADSDWPITSVAVVTDLTKVPPAFIVIDRTYDKRQEADLWQDGLFGRRVFRYLCVERCAPSSGRDVLVDVAVVNEKDAVPAGFTCVDYTLDTREKAVKKKTLCIRMMASSLTSDAVSELILLSKGQRKPPMGYTLVGDLNNMALCYKMSRIIAPVQRQEVQGSSPPINMSNIAANLPYAMPGTARSTKTGPPERAFSNLGFATVTPMSGVPFKINPKITDLSDLADITIPEIYNKTLGDLERQYEYDFATERSVKPTRY is encoded by the exons atgGCAGATAGTGATTGGCCAATAACATCAGTTGCTGTGGTAACAGACCTTACGAAAGTACCACCTGCTTTCATAGTG ATTGACAGAACATATGATAAAAGACAAGAGGCTGATTTATGGCAAGATGGTCTGTTTGGTAGGCGTGTCTTTAGATACTTGTGTGTAGAAAGATGTGCTCCATCCTCG GGTCGTGATGTACTGGTAGATGTTGCTGTAGTTAATGAAAAAGATGCAGTGCCAGCTGGTTTTACGTGTGTTGATTATACTTTAGATACAA GAGAAAAGGCTGTGAAGAAGAAGACATTATGTATCAGAATGATGGCTTCCTCACTGACATCTGATGCTGTGTCAGAATTGATTCTTTTATCAAAAGGTCAAAGGAAACCTCCAATGGGGTATACTCTTGTAGG TGATTTAAACAATATGGCATTATGTTATAAAATGTCAAGAATTATAGCCCCTGTACAGAGACAGGAAGTTCAAGGCTCTTCACCACCCATAAATAT gaGCAACATAGCAGCTAATTTACCTTATGCAATGCCAGGTACAGCAAGATCAACCAAAACTGGGCCACCAGAAAGAGCCTTCAGTAACTTAGGATTTGCAACTGTCACAC CAATGTCAGGAGTACCATTTAAGATCAACCCTAAAATAACAGATCTGTCTGACTTGGCTGAT ATAACAATACCTGagatttataataaaacacttGGAGATTTAGAAAGACAG TATGAGTATGACTTTGCTACAGAAAGATCAGTGAAGCCAACTCGATACTAA